The region CGACCTGATGAACCGCGATTACCCGCGCGTGCAGATACGCACCATCGAGGAACTTCTTGCGGGCAAGGAGTTCCAGATGCCGGGGCGCGGCGCGCGTCCGGCGCAGTTCAAGCAGGCCCCGCGCGCGCAGCGGCGGGAGGGCAGGCAGGGGCAACTCCTGTCGGACGCGGAGAATGGAAACTCCTAGTGTGGAGTCCCCCAGATTTGTTTACATTTTGATGCTCCGAGGGGAATGTCAGGCGTGCACCGGCGGCCCCGTCATTCCGGCGAAAGCCGGAATCCAGACCCGGTGTCGGCCATGCAAGGCGGACAATGAAGCAACCCTGTGTCTACGTGCTAGCCAGCAAGCGCAACGGCACCCTTTATGTGGGCGTGACCTCCAATCTAGTCCAGCGTATCTGGCAGCATAAGCAGGGACTGGTGGAGGGGTTTACCAAACGTTACCGCGTCCACACACTGGTATGGTATGAAGTCCATGCGACGATGGAAGCTGCCATTGCGCGGGAAAAGGCACTGAAGGAGTGGAAACGCACCTGGAAACTGGAACTCATTGAGAAGAACAACCCGGATTGGCGGGATCTGGGTGACGAGCTTGTGTAATGGGATTCCTGGATTCCGGCGTTCGCCGGAATGACGAGACAAGAACGCGTCCCGC is a window of Dehalococcoidia bacterium DNA encoding:
- a CDS encoding GIY-YIG nuclease family protein gives rise to the protein MKQPCVYVLASKRNGTLYVGVTSNLVQRIWQHKQGLVEGFTKRYRVHTLVWYEVHATMEAAIAREKALKEWKRTWKLELIEKNNPDWRDLGDELV